From Agelaius phoeniceus isolate bAgePho1 chromosome 38, bAgePho1.hap1, whole genome shotgun sequence, the proteins below share one genomic window:
- the IKBKG gene encoding NF-kappa-B essential modulator isoform X3, whose protein sequence is MSGGRWRRPAEMVQPGPEAEPALAEALQRLRAENRELRSALCHCTQSLRLRLDELRRLQLQRRGERELLRGRWGQARELVLHLRGQRGDSSGDSAGDSRDTPEDVRDTSGDTRDTSGDTKSSLGDAKSSLGDIRDTREDTKTSPGDTKDTPWDIRDTETTPGDSKDSPGDSKDTLRDSKDSPEDIRDTLRDTLRDTGDSCRSTPDTSTKAPLSVSPPLDDVPAVPEPPPAPPGAPPEPSSEEQLRQRLAEAEAELVALRSRVAVAELQAQDVSRAAELQLQGLRRQLEQDKAQVQAQVTSLLGELRESQNRLERSRAEREHLERRRKLVQLQAAYHHLFQEYDAHIKSSLEGDKRSQVAQEQLRAAEAALALKQELIDRLKAEAESQRGLLETIPVLQAQADIYRADFEAERAAREELHGQREALQEELNQLRQRLGGDGARARLEEMRNRHSEPAPAPGGGFGGLLPPPEEGPELCCPKCQYKAPDMDTLQIHVMDCIM, encoded by the exons AtgagcggcgggcgctggcggcGGCCCGCAGAGATGGTGCAGCCGGGGCCCGAGGCGGAGCCGGCGCTGGCGGAGGCGCTGCAGCGGCTGCGGGCGGAGAACCGCGAGCTGAGGA gtgccctgtgtcactgcacgcAGTCCCTGCGCCTCCGCCTGGACGAGCTGCGCCGGCTGCAGCTGCAGCGCCGGGGGGAGCGGGAGCTGCTGCGGGGCCGCTGGGGCCAGGCccgggagctggtgctgcacctgcggggacagcgcggggacagcagcggggacagcgctggggacagcagggacacccccgAGGACGTCAGGGACACCTccggggacaccagggacacctccggggacaccaagagcagccttgGGGACGCCAAGAGCAgccttggggacatcagggacaccCGTGAGGACACCAAAACCAGCCCCGGGGACACCAAGGACACCCCATGGGACATCAGGGACACCGAGACCACgcctggggacagcaaggacagccctggggacagcaaggaCACCCTCAGGGACAGCAAGGACAGCCCTGAGGACATCAGGGACACGCTCAGGGACACCctcagggacactggggacagctgcAGGAGCACCCCTGACACCAGCACCAAG GCCCCTCTCTCGGTGTCCCCTCCCTTGGACGATGTCCCCGCTGTCCCGGagccccccccagccccccccgGGGCCCCCCCggagcccag CTccgaggagcagctgaggcagcGCCTGGCAGAGGCTGAGGCTGA gctggtgGCCCTGCGCTCCCGTGTGGCCGTGGCCGAGCTCCAGGCCCAGGACGTTTCCCGCGCGGccgagctgcagctgcagggactgCGCCGACAGCTGGAG CAGGACAAGGCCCAGGTCCAGGCCCAGGTGACGTCGCTGCTGGGGGAGCTCCGGGAGAGCCAAAATCGCCTGGAGAGGAGCCGGGCAGAGAGAGAGCACCTGGAGCGcag GAGGAagctggtgcagctgcaggccGCCTACCATCACCTGTTCCAGGAGTACGATGCCCACATCaagagcagcctggaggggGACAAACGGAGCCAG gtggcacaggagcagctccgTGCAGCCGAGGCCGCTCTGGCTCTCAAGCAGGAGCTCATCGACCGCCTCAAGGCCGAGGCCGAGAGCCAGCGGGGGCTGCTGGAGACCATCCcggtgctgcaggcacag GCCGACATTTACCGTGCGGATTTCGAGGCCGAGCGCGCGGCGCGGGAGGAGCTGCACGGGCAGcgcgaggccctgcaggaggagctgaacCAGCTCAGGCAGCGGCTGGGCGGGGACGGGGCCCG GGCCCGTCTGGAGGAGATGCGGAACCGGCACTCGgagccggccccggccccggggggGG GTTTTGGGGGGCTCCTGCCCCCCCCCGAGGAGGGGCCCGAGCTGTGCTGCCCCAAGTGCCAGTACAAGGCCCCGGACATGGACACGCTGCAGATCCACGTCATGGACTGCATCATGTGA
- the IKBKG gene encoding NF-kappa-B essential modulator isoform X2 gives MSGGRWRRPAEMVQPGPEAEPALAEALQRLRAENRELRSALCHCTQSLRLRLDELRRLQLQRRGERELLRGRWGQARELVLHLRGQRGDSSGDSAGDSRDTPEDVRDTSGDTRDTSGDTKSSLGDAKSSLGDIRDTREDTKTSPGDTKDTPWDIRDTETTPGDSKDSPGDSKDTLRDSKDSPEDIRDTLRDTLRDTGDSCRSTPDTSTKAPLSVSPPLDDVPAVPEPPPAPPGAPPEPSSEEQLRQRLAEAEAELVALRSRVAVAELQAQDVSRAAELQLQGLRRQLEDKAQVQAQVTSLLGELRESQNRLERSRAEREHLERRARGDAERCQQLEEVAQGHQVQLDQLRLQVTNLETALRVERRGATEEKRKLVQLQAAYHHLFQEYDAHIKSSLEGDKRSQVAQEQLRAAEAALALKQELIDRLKAEAESQRGLLETIPVLQAQADIYRADFEAERAAREELHGQREALQEELNQLRQRLGGDGARARLEEMRNRHSEPAPAPGGGFGGLLPPPEEGPELCCPKCQYKAPDMDTLQIHVMDCIM, from the exons AtgagcggcgggcgctggcggcGGCCCGCAGAGATGGTGCAGCCGGGGCCCGAGGCGGAGCCGGCGCTGGCGGAGGCGCTGCAGCGGCTGCGGGCGGAGAACCGCGAGCTGAGGA gtgccctgtgtcactgcacgcAGTCCCTGCGCCTCCGCCTGGACGAGCTGCGCCGGCTGCAGCTGCAGCGCCGGGGGGAGCGGGAGCTGCTGCGGGGCCGCTGGGGCCAGGCccgggagctggtgctgcacctgcggggacagcgcggggacagcagcggggacagcgctggggacagcagggacacccccgAGGACGTCAGGGACACCTccggggacaccagggacacctccggggacaccaagagcagccttgGGGACGCCAAGAGCAgccttggggacatcagggacaccCGTGAGGACACCAAAACCAGCCCCGGGGACACCAAGGACACCCCATGGGACATCAGGGACACCGAGACCACgcctggggacagcaaggacagccctggggacagcaaggaCACCCTCAGGGACAGCAAGGACAGCCCTGAGGACATCAGGGACACGCTCAGGGACACCctcagggacactggggacagctgcAGGAGCACCCCTGACACCAGCACCAAG GCCCCTCTCTCGGTGTCCCCTCCCTTGGACGATGTCCCCGCTGTCCCGGagccccccccagccccccccgGGGCCCCCCCggagcccag CTccgaggagcagctgaggcagcGCCTGGCAGAGGCTGAGGCTGA gctggtgGCCCTGCGCTCCCGTGTGGCCGTGGCCGAGCTCCAGGCCCAGGACGTTTCCCGCGCGGccgagctgcagctgcagggactgCGCCGACAGCTGGAG GACAAGGCCCAGGTCCAGGCCCAGGTGACGTCGCTGCTGGGGGAGCTCCGGGAGAGCCAAAATCGCCTGGAGAGGAGCCGGGCAGAGAGAGAGCACCTGGAGCGcag GGCCCGCGGTGACGCCGAGCggtgccagcagctggaggaggtggcccagggccaccaggtgcAGCTGGACCAGCTCCGGCTCCAGGTGACCAACCTGGAAACCGCCCTGAGGGTGGAGCGGCGCGGGGCCACCGAGGAGAA GAGGAagctggtgcagctgcaggccGCCTACCATCACCTGTTCCAGGAGTACGATGCCCACATCaagagcagcctggaggggGACAAACGGAGCCAG gtggcacaggagcagctccgTGCAGCCGAGGCCGCTCTGGCTCTCAAGCAGGAGCTCATCGACCGCCTCAAGGCCGAGGCCGAGAGCCAGCGGGGGCTGCTGGAGACCATCCcggtgctgcaggcacag GCCGACATTTACCGTGCGGATTTCGAGGCCGAGCGCGCGGCGCGGGAGGAGCTGCACGGGCAGcgcgaggccctgcaggaggagctgaacCAGCTCAGGCAGCGGCTGGGCGGGGACGGGGCCCG GGCCCGTCTGGAGGAGATGCGGAACCGGCACTCGgagccggccccggccccggggggGG GTTTTGGGGGGCTCCTGCCCCCCCCCGAGGAGGGGCCCGAGCTGTGCTGCCCCAAGTGCCAGTACAAGGCCCCGGACATGGACACGCTGCAGATCCACGTCATGGACTGCATCATGTGA
- the IKBKG gene encoding NF-kappa-B essential modulator isoform X1, which translates to MSGGRWRRPAEMVQPGPEAEPALAEALQRLRAENRELRSALCHCTQSLRLRLDELRRLQLQRRGERELLRGRWGQARELVLHLRGQRGDSSGDSAGDSRDTPEDVRDTSGDTRDTSGDTKSSLGDAKSSLGDIRDTREDTKTSPGDTKDTPWDIRDTETTPGDSKDSPGDSKDTLRDSKDSPEDIRDTLRDTLRDTGDSCRSTPDTSTKAPLSVSPPLDDVPAVPEPPPAPPGAPPEPSSEEQLRQRLAEAEAELVALRSRVAVAELQAQDVSRAAELQLQGLRRQLEQDKAQVQAQVTSLLGELRESQNRLERSRAEREHLERRARGDAERCQQLEEVAQGHQVQLDQLRLQVTNLETALRVERRGATEEKRKLVQLQAAYHHLFQEYDAHIKSSLEGDKRSQVAQEQLRAAEAALALKQELIDRLKAEAESQRGLLETIPVLQAQADIYRADFEAERAAREELHGQREALQEELNQLRQRLGGDGARARLEEMRNRHSEPAPAPGGGFGGLLPPPEEGPELCCPKCQYKAPDMDTLQIHVMDCIM; encoded by the exons AtgagcggcgggcgctggcggcGGCCCGCAGAGATGGTGCAGCCGGGGCCCGAGGCGGAGCCGGCGCTGGCGGAGGCGCTGCAGCGGCTGCGGGCGGAGAACCGCGAGCTGAGGA gtgccctgtgtcactgcacgcAGTCCCTGCGCCTCCGCCTGGACGAGCTGCGCCGGCTGCAGCTGCAGCGCCGGGGGGAGCGGGAGCTGCTGCGGGGCCGCTGGGGCCAGGCccgggagctggtgctgcacctgcggggacagcgcggggacagcagcggggacagcgctggggacagcagggacacccccgAGGACGTCAGGGACACCTccggggacaccagggacacctccggggacaccaagagcagccttgGGGACGCCAAGAGCAgccttggggacatcagggacaccCGTGAGGACACCAAAACCAGCCCCGGGGACACCAAGGACACCCCATGGGACATCAGGGACACCGAGACCACgcctggggacagcaaggacagccctggggacagcaaggaCACCCTCAGGGACAGCAAGGACAGCCCTGAGGACATCAGGGACACGCTCAGGGACACCctcagggacactggggacagctgcAGGAGCACCCCTGACACCAGCACCAAG GCCCCTCTCTCGGTGTCCCCTCCCTTGGACGATGTCCCCGCTGTCCCGGagccccccccagccccccccgGGGCCCCCCCggagcccag CTccgaggagcagctgaggcagcGCCTGGCAGAGGCTGAGGCTGA gctggtgGCCCTGCGCTCCCGTGTGGCCGTGGCCGAGCTCCAGGCCCAGGACGTTTCCCGCGCGGccgagctgcagctgcagggactgCGCCGACAGCTGGAG CAGGACAAGGCCCAGGTCCAGGCCCAGGTGACGTCGCTGCTGGGGGAGCTCCGGGAGAGCCAAAATCGCCTGGAGAGGAGCCGGGCAGAGAGAGAGCACCTGGAGCGcag GGCCCGCGGTGACGCCGAGCggtgccagcagctggaggaggtggcccagggccaccaggtgcAGCTGGACCAGCTCCGGCTCCAGGTGACCAACCTGGAAACCGCCCTGAGGGTGGAGCGGCGCGGGGCCACCGAGGAGAA GAGGAagctggtgcagctgcaggccGCCTACCATCACCTGTTCCAGGAGTACGATGCCCACATCaagagcagcctggaggggGACAAACGGAGCCAG gtggcacaggagcagctccgTGCAGCCGAGGCCGCTCTGGCTCTCAAGCAGGAGCTCATCGACCGCCTCAAGGCCGAGGCCGAGAGCCAGCGGGGGCTGCTGGAGACCATCCcggtgctgcaggcacag GCCGACATTTACCGTGCGGATTTCGAGGCCGAGCGCGCGGCGCGGGAGGAGCTGCACGGGCAGcgcgaggccctgcaggaggagctgaacCAGCTCAGGCAGCGGCTGGGCGGGGACGGGGCCCG GGCCCGTCTGGAGGAGATGCGGAACCGGCACTCGgagccggccccggccccggggggGG GTTTTGGGGGGCTCCTGCCCCCCCCCGAGGAGGGGCCCGAGCTGTGCTGCCCCAAGTGCCAGTACAAGGCCCCGGACATGGACACGCTGCAGATCCACGTCATGGACTGCATCATGTGA